In one window of Constrictibacter sp. MBR-5 DNA:
- a CDS encoding MFS transporter — protein MTMRDHPLPFFGWRVVAAAFVMATFGWGVGFYGPPIFLHAVHAERGWSLPTVSAAVTVHFLVGAAVVAGLPALHKRFGLSRVTAAGAVALASGVLGWSLAREPWQLFLATLFSGGGWVTMGAAAVNATVAPWFVADRPKALSAAYNGASVGGILFAPLWVAGIAALGFQLAAALIGIAMVAVIGILAARVFAIQPADLGQFPDGRPPGTEAAKAGAGALHRIAAPLPLRPWRDRRFLTLSGGMAFGLFAQIGLLAHLFSLIVPALGVQGAGLAMSLATGTAIAGRTAFGWLMPAGADRRRVAAASYLVQLVGSVLLLVAGMQDPMIVLAGIVLFGFGIGNATSLPPLIAQVEFARDDVARVVALIVAVGQAGYAFAPAAFGALRALSEPAGGDTAVFAATAAIQALAIAVFLAGRRRKPVRLSAQTP, from the coding sequence ATGACCATGCGCGATCACCCTCTCCCCTTCTTCGGCTGGCGCGTCGTCGCCGCCGCCTTCGTCATGGCGACGTTCGGCTGGGGCGTCGGCTTCTACGGCCCGCCAATCTTCCTGCACGCGGTGCACGCCGAGCGGGGCTGGTCGCTGCCGACCGTCTCGGCCGCCGTCACCGTGCATTTCCTGGTCGGTGCCGCCGTGGTCGCAGGCCTGCCGGCACTCCATAAGCGCTTCGGGCTGTCCCGGGTGACCGCGGCCGGAGCGGTCGCGCTGGCCTCCGGCGTGCTCGGCTGGTCGCTCGCCCGGGAGCCCTGGCAGCTCTTCCTCGCGACCCTCTTCAGCGGCGGCGGCTGGGTGACGATGGGTGCCGCCGCGGTCAACGCGACCGTGGCACCCTGGTTCGTGGCCGACCGCCCGAAGGCGCTCTCCGCCGCCTACAACGGCGCCAGCGTCGGCGGCATCCTGTTCGCGCCGCTCTGGGTCGCGGGCATCGCGGCGCTGGGCTTCCAGCTCGCGGCGGCGCTGATCGGGATCGCCATGGTCGCGGTGATCGGCATCCTCGCCGCCCGCGTCTTCGCGATCCAGCCCGCCGACCTGGGGCAGTTTCCGGACGGCCGCCCCCCCGGCACCGAGGCCGCCAAGGCCGGCGCCGGCGCCCTACACCGGATCGCGGCGCCGCTCCCGCTGCGACCGTGGCGCGACAGGCGCTTCCTGACGCTCTCCGGCGGCATGGCATTCGGCCTCTTCGCCCAGATCGGGCTGCTCGCCCACCTGTTCTCGCTGATCGTGCCGGCCCTCGGCGTGCAGGGCGCCGGACTCGCCATGAGTCTCGCCACCGGTACGGCCATCGCCGGGCGCACGGCGTTCGGCTGGCTCATGCCGGCCGGGGCGGACCGCCGCCGCGTCGCCGCCGCGAGCTACCTCGTCCAGCTTGTCGGCTCCGTCCTGCTGCTCGTGGCGGGCATGCAGGACCCGATGATCGTCCTGGCCGGGATCGTCCTGTTCGGGTTCGGCATCGGCAACGCCACCTCGCTGCCGCCGCTGATCGCGCAGGTGGAATTCGCCAGGGACGACGTCGCCCGCGTGGTGGCACTGATCGTCGCCGTCGGCCAGGCCGGCTACGCCTTCGCACCGGCCGCCTTCGGGGCGCTGCGTGCGCTCTCCGAGCCGGCCGGCGGCGACACCGCCGTCTTCGCCGCGACCGCCGCGATCCAGGCGCTCGCCATCGCCGTCTTTCTCGCCGGCCGCCGCCGCAAGCCTGTCCGACTTTCCGCGCAAACGCCTTGA
- a CDS encoding HD family hydrolase, whose protein sequence is MASSSTSPDKPPRAWQRMLSGRRLDILDPSPLDVEIEDVALGLSRVARWNGQTVGDHAFTVAQHSILVLDLLEAANRDAPRKLRLATLLHDASEYVTSDLITPFKAALGPGYKGVEHGVGRAVNLRFGLPGDLPDAWAAEIKRADKTAAFLEAVEVAGFAPAEARKVLAYRRRAPDMRLEAWPAERARAAYLDRFRTLAL, encoded by the coding sequence TTGGCCTCCAGCAGCACATCACCCGACAAGCCGCCGCGCGCCTGGCAGCGCATGCTTTCCGGCCGGCGGCTCGACATCCTCGACCCCTCGCCGCTCGACGTGGAGATCGAGGACGTGGCGCTCGGCCTGTCGCGCGTCGCGCGCTGGAACGGCCAGACGGTGGGCGACCACGCCTTCACCGTGGCGCAGCACTCCATCCTCGTGCTCGACCTGCTCGAGGCGGCGAACCGCGACGCGCCGCGCAAGCTGCGCCTGGCGACCCTGCTGCACGACGCCAGCGAATATGTGACCTCCGACCTGATCACCCCGTTCAAGGCGGCGCTGGGCCCCGGCTACAAGGGCGTGGAGCACGGGGTCGGACGGGCCGTCAATCTGCGCTTCGGCCTGCCGGGCGACCTGCCCGACGCCTGGGCGGCCGAGATCAAGCGCGCCGACAAGACCGCCGCCTTCCTGGAGGCCGTCGAGGTCGCGGGCTTCGCCCCCGCCGAGGCACGCAAGGTCCTCGCCTATCGCCGCCGCGCGCCCGACATGCGCCTGGAGGCGTGGCCGGCCGAGCGGGCGCGCGCCGCCTACCTGGACCGCTTCCGCACCCTTGCTCTCTGA